One Deinococcus aestuarii DNA segment encodes these proteins:
- a CDS encoding TM2 domain-containing protein — protein MTKPEDPTPGNEPAPKSSVPSWVDEVLSAQPKPQTVNLSTPPQAEGDLHIPEAPRPQPAPAEGSGDFRIPETPRPQPAPTAVTASARPHADEDDWIARSTGHAARNPTVPTGPQVVPPPTGGLQEWFQPTRNGDSALPSTGSSSVPADIAQRKLIAGLLGIVLGSLGVHKFYLGMNTPGLIMLGANIGVWILAFLLGLITLGFGLIITVPLAGLISGAIGLLGLVEGILYLTKSDEEFYRQYVLGKKPWL, from the coding sequence ATGACCAAGCCCGAAGACCCGACCCCCGGCAATGAACCCGCCCCCAAGTCCAGCGTGCCGTCCTGGGTGGACGAGGTGCTGAGCGCCCAGCCGAAGCCCCAGACGGTCAACCTCTCCACACCTCCCCAGGCGGAGGGCGATCTCCACATCCCGGAAGCCCCCCGCCCTCAACCCGCGCCCGCCGAGGGGAGCGGGGACTTCCGCATTCCCGAGACGCCCCGGCCCCAGCCCGCCCCCACAGCCGTCACGGCCAGCGCGCGGCCTCACGCCGACGAGGACGACTGGATCGCCCGGAGCACGGGCCACGCGGCCAGGAATCCGACGGTTCCCACCGGGCCGCAGGTCGTCCCACCGCCGACGGGCGGCTTGCAGGAATGGTTCCAGCCGACGCGAAACGGCGACTCCGCCCTGCCGTCCACCGGGTCATCCAGCGTGCCCGCCGACATCGCGCAGAGGAAGCTGATCGCGGGGCTGCTCGGCATCGTGCTCGGGAGCCTGGGGGTGCACAAGTTCTACCTGGGGATGAACACCCCCGGCCTGATCATGCTCGGCGCCAACATCGGCGTGTGGATTCTGGCCTTCCTGCTGGGCCTGATCACGCTGGGCTTCGGGCTGATCATCACCGTGCCGCTGGCGGGCCTGATCAGCGGCGCCATCGGGCTGCTCGGCCTCGTCGAGGGCATCCTGTACCTCACGAAGTCGGACGAGGAGTTCTACCGGCAGTACGTGCTCGGCAAAAAGCCCTGGCTCTGA